One Georgenia wutianyii DNA segment encodes these proteins:
- a CDS encoding DNA-3-methyladenine glycosylase I produces MTELGVVVGEDGLARPAWAATDPLLREYYDTEWGMPVRDERGLFERLSLEAFQSGLSWATILRKRPAFRAAFAGFDPDAVAAFDERDVDRLLADPGIVRNRRKVEATIANARATVALRADGGLPALVWSFKPADTPRPRTYAEVPTTSSESVALARELKSRGFRHVGPTTMFALMEAVGIVDTHLLGSHRRGTSGVWAD; encoded by the coding sequence ATGACCGAGCTCGGCGTCGTCGTCGGCGAGGACGGCCTGGCGCGGCCCGCGTGGGCGGCGACCGACCCGCTGCTGCGCGAGTACTACGACACCGAGTGGGGCATGCCGGTGCGCGACGAGCGCGGCCTGTTCGAGCGGCTGAGCCTCGAGGCGTTCCAGTCCGGGCTCTCCTGGGCGACGATCCTGCGCAAGCGCCCCGCGTTCCGCGCAGCGTTCGCCGGCTTCGACCCCGACGCCGTCGCCGCGTTCGACGAGCGCGACGTCGACCGTCTGCTCGCCGACCCCGGGATCGTGCGCAACCGGCGCAAGGTCGAGGCGACGATCGCCAACGCGAGGGCGACCGTCGCGCTGCGCGCCGACGGCGGCCTGCCCGCCCTCGTGTGGTCCTTCAAGCCCGCCGACACCCCGCGGCCGCGGACCTACGCGGAGGTCCCGACGACGTCGTCGGAGTCGGTCGCCCTCGCCCGCGAGCTGAAGTCCCGCGGGTTCCGGCACGTCGGCCCGACGACGATGTTCGCCCTCATGGAGGCGGTGGGCATCGTGGACACGCACCTGCTCGGCAGCCACCGGCGGGGCACCTCGGGGGTCTGGGCGGACTGA
- the purN gene encoding phosphoribosylglycinamide formyltransferase — protein sequence MPTRVVVLISGGGSNLAALLDAARDPDYGVEVVAVGADRHSAAGLALAQEAGIPTFVERLSDHPDRESWDRALTAAVAAAEPDLVVSAGFLKLCGPHFLERFGGRYVNTHNSLLPAFAGVNGPRDALEYGVKLAGATLFVVDEGVDTGAIIAQVAVPVHDDDTVDTLTERIKVAERAQLVEQVGRLARLPWRVEGRRVVVG from the coding sequence GTGCCCACTCGAGTCGTCGTCCTCATCTCCGGCGGAGGGTCGAACCTCGCGGCCCTCCTCGACGCCGCCCGCGACCCGGACTACGGCGTGGAGGTCGTCGCCGTCGGCGCGGACCGCCACTCGGCCGCCGGCCTCGCGCTCGCGCAGGAGGCCGGGATCCCGACGTTCGTCGAGCGGCTCTCCGACCACCCCGACCGCGAGTCGTGGGACCGGGCGCTGACCGCCGCGGTCGCGGCCGCCGAGCCGGACCTCGTCGTCTCGGCCGGCTTCCTCAAGCTGTGCGGGCCTCACTTCCTCGAGCGGTTCGGCGGGCGGTACGTCAACACGCACAACTCCCTGCTGCCGGCGTTCGCCGGGGTCAACGGCCCGCGTGACGCGCTGGAGTACGGCGTCAAGCTCGCCGGGGCCACCCTCTTCGTCGTCGACGAGGGCGTGGACACCGGCGCGATCATCGCCCAGGTGGCCGTCCCGGTCCACGACGACGACACGGTCGACACGCTCACCGAGCGGATCAAGGTCGCCGAGCGCGCCCAGCTCGTCGAGCAGGTCGGGCGCCTCGCGCGCCTGCCGTGGCGCGTCGAGGGACGCCGCGTCGTCGTCGGCTGA
- the purH gene encoding bifunctional phosphoribosylaminoimidazolecarboxamide formyltransferase/IMP cyclohydrolase, translating into MTDTLPVRRALVSVYDKTGLEDLARALHEAGVELVSTGSTARTIAAAGVPVTPVEEVTGFPECLDGRVKTLHPLVHAGILADRRKESHRDQLADLGVAPFDLVVVNLYPFADTVASGAGPEECVEQIDIGGPTMVRAAAKNHANVAVVVDPAAYPEVLAALAAGGFTLAERQRLAAAAFRHTADYDVAVASWLGSVVAPDDDSGFPAWVGATWQRADVLRYGENPHQGAALYRSGAPGLAGAQQLHGKAMSYNNYVDADAAWRAAHDHADPAVAIIKHANPCGIAAGATIAAAHAAAHACDPVSAFGGVIAANRTVTAEAAAQIAQVFTEVVVAPGFEPQALEILTAKKNIRLLVVPEAARPEVELRPISGGLLVQTADRVDAPGDDPSGWTLVAGEPADPATLADLEFAWRSVRAVRSNAILLAAGRASVGVGMGQVNRVDSCRLAVSRANTLGEGQERARGAVAASDAFFPFADGLQVLLDAGVRAVVQPGGSVRDEEVVAAAQAAGVTMYLTGTRHFAH; encoded by the coding sequence GTGACCGACACGCTTCCCGTCCGCCGTGCCCTCGTCTCCGTCTACGACAAGACGGGCCTGGAGGACCTCGCCCGCGCCCTGCACGAGGCAGGGGTCGAGCTCGTCTCGACCGGGTCCACCGCCCGCACCATCGCCGCCGCCGGTGTCCCGGTGACGCCGGTCGAGGAGGTCACCGGCTTCCCCGAGTGCCTCGACGGCCGGGTGAAGACCCTCCACCCGCTGGTCCACGCCGGGATCCTCGCCGACCGCCGCAAGGAGTCCCACCGCGACCAGCTCGCCGACCTCGGCGTCGCGCCCTTCGACCTCGTCGTCGTCAACCTCTACCCCTTCGCCGACACCGTCGCCTCGGGCGCGGGGCCGGAGGAGTGCGTCGAGCAGATCGACATCGGCGGGCCGACCATGGTCCGCGCCGCGGCGAAGAACCACGCGAACGTCGCCGTCGTCGTCGACCCGGCCGCCTACCCCGAGGTGCTGGCGGCGCTCGCGGCGGGCGGCTTCACCCTCGCCGAGCGGCAGCGGCTCGCCGCCGCGGCGTTCCGGCACACCGCCGACTACGACGTCGCCGTCGCCTCCTGGCTCGGCAGCGTCGTCGCGCCCGACGACGACAGCGGCTTCCCGGCGTGGGTCGGGGCGACGTGGCAGCGCGCCGACGTCCTGCGCTACGGCGAGAACCCGCACCAGGGCGCGGCGCTCTACCGCTCCGGGGCGCCCGGGCTCGCGGGTGCGCAGCAGCTGCACGGCAAGGCGATGAGCTACAACAACTACGTCGACGCCGACGCCGCGTGGCGCGCCGCGCACGACCACGCCGACCCGGCCGTCGCGATCATCAAGCACGCCAACCCGTGCGGCATCGCCGCCGGCGCGACGATCGCCGCCGCGCACGCCGCCGCCCACGCCTGCGACCCGGTCTCCGCCTTCGGCGGGGTCATCGCCGCCAACCGGACGGTGACCGCGGAGGCGGCCGCGCAGATCGCGCAGGTCTTCACCGAGGTCGTCGTCGCGCCCGGCTTCGAGCCGCAGGCGCTGGAGATCCTCACCGCGAAGAAGAACATCCGGCTGCTCGTCGTCCCCGAGGCGGCGCGTCCGGAGGTCGAGCTGCGCCCGATCAGCGGCGGGCTGCTCGTCCAGACCGCCGACCGCGTCGACGCCCCCGGGGACGACCCCTCGGGCTGGACGCTCGTGGCCGGTGAGCCGGCCGACCCCGCGACCCTCGCCGACCTCGAGTTCGCGTGGCGCTCGGTGCGCGCCGTGCGCTCCAACGCCATCCTCCTCGCCGCCGGCCGCGCGAGCGTCGGGGTGGGGATGGGGCAGGTCAACCGGGTCGACTCGTGCCGCCTCGCCGTCTCCCGCGCGAACACGCTGGGCGAGGGCCAGGAGCGGGCGCGCGGCGCGGTCGCCGCGTCCGACGCGTTCTTCCCGTTCGCCGACGGGCTGCAGGTCCTGCTCGACGCCGGCGTGCGCGCCGTCGTCCAGCCAGGCGGGTCGGTGCGCGACGAGGAGGTCGTCGCCGCAGCGCAGGCCGCCGGCGTGACGATGTACCTCACCGGCACGCGCCACTTCGCCCACTGA
- a CDS encoding type 1 glutamine amidotransferase domain-containing protein, with protein MAQLTNKKVAFLATNGFEDSELTTPWEAVRSQGAEAVLIAPEAGTITGKNGHQQKVDLTTAEATPDQYHALVLPGGVVNGDTLRTDQPAVAFVREIFAQHKPVGVICHGGWILTDADVLQGRTLTSYPSLRTDLTNAGATWVDEEVVVDAGLVSSRVPDDLPAFCAKLVEEIGEGEHEGQTA; from the coding sequence ATGGCCCAGCTGACCAACAAGAAGGTCGCGTTCCTCGCGACGAACGGCTTCGAGGACTCCGAGCTCACCACGCCCTGGGAGGCCGTGAGGTCCCAGGGCGCCGAGGCGGTGCTCATCGCCCCCGAGGCCGGCACGATCACCGGCAAGAACGGCCACCAGCAGAAGGTCGACCTCACGACCGCCGAGGCCACGCCGGACCAGTACCACGCGCTCGTCCTGCCCGGCGGCGTCGTCAACGGCGACACGCTGCGCACCGACCAGCCTGCGGTGGCCTTCGTGCGCGAGATCTTCGCCCAGCACAAGCCGGTGGGCGTCATCTGCCACGGCGGCTGGATCCTCACCGACGCCGACGTCCTCCAGGGCCGCACGCTCACGTCCTACCCGAGCCTGCGCACCGACCTCACCAACGCCGGGGCGACCTGGGTGGACGAGGAGGTCGTCGTCGACGCCGGGCTGGTGAGCAGCCGCGTCCCGGACGACCTGCCGGCGTTCTGCGCCAAGCTCGTCGAGGAGATCGGCGAGGGCGAGCACGAGGGCCAGACGGCCTGA
- a CDS encoding class I SAM-dependent methyltransferase codes for MTEPSTWVQITQSNPDHSRWYIERFRQMAAAGADLVGEARFVDAMVPRGARVLDAGCGPGRHGGYLASRGHTVVGVDVDPVLIDAAREDHPDATWVVGDLAELDLPARGIADPFDAILCAGNVMTFLAASTRREVLRRMARHLHPEGRAAIGFGAGRGYDFAEFLDDARAGGLEPDLLLSTWDLRPYTEDSGFLVAVLRRA; via the coding sequence ATGACCGAGCCGAGCACGTGGGTGCAGATCACCCAGTCCAACCCCGACCACTCCCGGTGGTACATCGAGCGCTTCCGCCAGATGGCGGCCGCCGGCGCCGACCTCGTGGGGGAGGCGCGCTTCGTCGACGCGATGGTGCCGCGCGGTGCGCGGGTGCTCGACGCCGGCTGCGGCCCCGGCCGGCACGGCGGCTACCTCGCCTCCCGCGGGCACACGGTCGTCGGCGTCGACGTCGACCCCGTGCTCATCGACGCGGCGCGCGAGGACCACCCCGACGCCACATGGGTCGTCGGGGACCTCGCCGAGCTCGACCTGCCCGCGCGCGGCATCGCCGACCCGTTCGACGCGATCCTGTGCGCCGGCAACGTCATGACCTTCCTCGCCGCGAGCACGCGCCGGGAGGTGCTGCGCCGCATGGCCCGCCACCTGCACCCCGAGGGGCGCGCGGCCATCGGCTTCGGCGCCGGGCGCGGCTACGACTTCGCGGAGTTCCTCGACGACGCCCGCGCCGGCGGCCTGGAGCCCGATCTGCTCCTGTCCACCTGGGACCTGCGCCCCTACACCGAGGACTCCGGCTTCCTCGTCGCCGTCCTGCGCCGCGCCTGA
- a CDS encoding aldo/keto reductase, producing MTPTPVPVGTSELTVFPLGLGTNIFSDPSDVAPFHAVLDGFAERGGNFVDTADMYSYWVPGNTGGESEEIIGRWIGDRRNRDDVVVATKVAGKPDLLGLSPATVRRAAEDSLRRLRTDHIDLYYAHYQDDETPVVESAAAFDRLVTEGKVRAVGLSNLAPEVIDEWFRVCAENGFAAPVALQPRYSLVSREYEGGLADAARRHGMSVFPYQVLAGGFLTGKYRTEADTEGRARAGAVRRYLSPQGLRVLDALDAVARDLGTNPASVALAWATAGGKVTAPLAAATTPAQLDQLFAAVSLELPPEHVARLDDVSATFR from the coding sequence GTGACCCCCACCCCCGTCCCCGTCGGCACCTCCGAGCTCACCGTCTTCCCGCTCGGCCTGGGCACCAACATCTTCAGCGACCCGAGCGACGTGGCCCCCTTCCACGCGGTCCTCGACGGCTTCGCCGAGCGCGGCGGCAACTTCGTCGACACCGCGGACATGTACTCCTACTGGGTGCCGGGCAACACCGGCGGGGAGTCCGAGGAGATCATCGGCCGCTGGATCGGCGACCGGCGCAACCGGGACGACGTCGTCGTCGCGACGAAGGTCGCCGGCAAGCCCGACCTGCTCGGCCTGTCCCCGGCGACGGTCCGGCGCGCGGCGGAGGACTCCCTGCGTCGCCTGCGCACCGACCACATCGACCTGTACTACGCGCACTACCAGGACGACGAGACGCCCGTCGTCGAGAGCGCCGCGGCCTTCGACCGGCTCGTCACCGAGGGCAAGGTCCGTGCGGTCGGGCTGTCCAACCTCGCGCCCGAGGTCATCGACGAGTGGTTCCGGGTGTGCGCGGAGAACGGCTTCGCCGCGCCCGTCGCGCTCCAGCCGCGCTACTCCCTCGTCTCCCGGGAGTACGAGGGCGGCCTCGCCGACGCCGCCCGCCGCCACGGCATGTCGGTCTTCCCCTACCAGGTGCTCGCCGGCGGCTTCCTCACGGGGAAGTACCGCACCGAGGCCGACACCGAGGGCCGTGCGCGGGCCGGTGCGGTCAGGCGCTACCTCAGCCCGCAGGGCCTGCGGGTGCTCGACGCGCTCGACGCCGTCGCCCGCGACCTCGGCACGAACCCCGCCTCCGTGGCGCTCGCCTGGGCGACGGCCGGCGGCAAGGTCACCGCCCCGCTCGCCGCCGCGACGACCCCCGCGCAGCTCGACCAGCTCTTCGCCGCCGTCTCCCTCGAGCTGCCCCCCGAGCACGTCGCCCGCCTCGACGACGTCTCCGCCACCTTCCGCTGA
- the sucC gene encoding ADP-forming succinate--CoA ligase subunit beta yields MDLFEYQARDVFEKHGVPVLGGIVATTPAEARAAAERLGGGTVVVKAQVKTGGRGKAGGVKLAHSPEEAEARAAEILGMDIKGHTVHRVMIAEGAKIAEEYYFSVLLDRSERRYLAMASVEGGMEIEQLAVERPEALARVAVDPVTGIDEAKAQEIVQAAGFAADVADEVADVIRKLWTVYASEDATLVEVNPLVRTEDGAIVALDGKVTLDANADFRHPDHAALEDKEAADPLEAKAKALGLNYVKLDGEVGIIGNGAGLVMSTLDVVAYAGEQHGVGPANFLDIGGGANAEVMANGLHVILGDEQVKSVFVNVFGGITACDEVADGIVKALEILGDEATKPLVVRLDGNNVVEGRRILDEANHPLVTMVDTMDDAAAKAAELAK; encoded by the coding sequence GTGGACCTTTTCGAGTACCAGGCGCGGGACGTGTTCGAGAAGCACGGGGTACCCGTCCTGGGCGGAATCGTGGCGACCACGCCGGCGGAGGCGCGTGCTGCGGCAGAGCGACTCGGCGGCGGGACCGTCGTCGTCAAGGCTCAGGTCAAGACGGGCGGCCGAGGCAAGGCGGGCGGCGTCAAGCTCGCCCACAGCCCGGAGGAGGCCGAGGCTCGCGCGGCCGAGATCCTCGGGATGGACATCAAGGGCCACACGGTCCACCGCGTGATGATCGCCGAGGGCGCGAAGATCGCCGAGGAGTACTACTTCTCGGTCCTCCTCGACCGCTCCGAGCGCCGCTACCTGGCCATGGCCAGCGTCGAGGGCGGCATGGAGATCGAGCAGCTCGCCGTCGAGCGCCCCGAGGCGCTGGCGCGCGTGGCCGTCGACCCGGTCACCGGCATCGACGAGGCCAAGGCCCAGGAGATCGTCCAGGCCGCCGGGTTCGCCGCCGACGTGGCCGACGAGGTCGCCGACGTCATCCGCAAGCTCTGGACCGTCTACGCGAGCGAGGACGCCACGCTCGTCGAGGTCAACCCGCTCGTGCGCACCGAGGACGGCGCGATCGTCGCGCTCGACGGCAAGGTGACGCTCGACGCGAACGCCGACTTCCGCCACCCGGACCACGCGGCGCTCGAGGACAAGGAGGCCGCGGACCCGCTCGAGGCGAAGGCCAAGGCGCTCGGCCTCAACTACGTCAAGCTCGACGGCGAGGTCGGCATCATCGGCAACGGCGCGGGCCTGGTCATGAGCACCCTCGACGTCGTCGCCTACGCGGGCGAGCAGCACGGTGTCGGCCCGGCGAACTTCCTCGACATCGGTGGCGGCGCGAACGCGGAGGTCATGGCCAACGGCCTGCACGTCATCCTCGGTGACGAGCAGGTCAAGAGCGTGTTCGTCAACGTGTTCGGCGGGATCACCGCGTGCGACGAGGTCGCGGACGGCATCGTCAAGGCGCTGGAGATCCTCGGGGACGAGGCGACCAAGCCGCTCGTCGTCCGCCTGGACGGCAACAACGTGGTCGAGGGTCGCCGCATCCTCGACGAGGCCAACCACCCGCTGGTCACCATGGTGGACACGATGGACGACGCCGCGGCCAAGGCCGCCGAGCTCGCGAAGTAA
- a CDS encoding NAD(P)/FAD-dependent oxidoreductase: MRPHPTPLPSLVTILGTGLAGLRTAAELRAQGFTGELTVVGAEEHEPYDRPPLSKELLSRPEPVRLADEGYGDLTELADVLLTGTRALALAADDDGAVLTLVDRDGERELATDAVVLATGSAPVVLPGWHGVLTLHDLDDAARLRASLRPGAHLVVVGAGWIGAELATVAAGHGVRVTVLEGGPAPLGRVLGPHVGGLLAPWYAEHGIELRCGVTVTAADAHGVELADGTRLEADVVVAAVGVRPHTAWLAGTLPLTARGAVPVGLTGRVVDGPASVRAVGDCSDRLSPRDGLVPGAHWDGALSHPAALVADLLGQCPDPVPDPAPYVFSTQLGHELTVVGHVPPGAEVVLRGEPGAGPWTALYVLPGADGAPRLHAAFTVDRPRDVGPLRKALSGPEHPVLDVAAATDPDVRLRGALR; this comes from the coding sequence GTGCGCCCCCACCCCACCCCGCTGCCCTCGCTCGTCACGATCCTCGGCACCGGCCTCGCAGGCCTGCGCACCGCCGCAGAGCTGCGGGCGCAGGGCTTCACCGGTGAGCTCACCGTCGTCGGCGCGGAGGAGCACGAGCCCTACGACCGGCCCCCGCTGAGCAAGGAGCTGCTCTCCCGCCCCGAGCCCGTCCGGCTCGCCGACGAGGGCTACGGCGACCTCACCGAGCTCGCCGACGTCCTCCTGACCGGCACCCGGGCACTGGCCCTCGCGGCGGACGACGACGGCGCCGTCCTCACCCTCGTCGACCGGGACGGGGAGCGTGAGCTGGCCACCGACGCGGTCGTCCTCGCCACCGGCTCCGCGCCCGTGGTCCTGCCCGGCTGGCACGGCGTCCTCACCCTCCACGACCTCGACGACGCCGCCCGGCTGCGCGCTTCCCTGCGCCCGGGCGCGCACCTCGTCGTCGTCGGCGCCGGGTGGATCGGCGCGGAGCTGGCCACGGTGGCCGCCGGGCACGGGGTGCGCGTCACCGTGCTCGAGGGCGGCCCTGCGCCGCTGGGCCGCGTGCTCGGCCCGCACGTCGGGGGCCTGCTCGCGCCGTGGTACGCCGAGCACGGGATCGAGCTGCGCTGCGGCGTCACCGTGACCGCGGCCGACGCCCACGGCGTCGAGCTCGCGGACGGGACGCGGCTGGAGGCCGACGTCGTCGTCGCGGCGGTCGGGGTGCGCCCGCACACCGCGTGGCTCGCCGGGACCCTGCCGCTGACGGCGCGGGGCGCGGTGCCGGTGGGGCTCACCGGCCGCGTGGTCGACGGGCCGGCGTCGGTGCGGGCCGTGGGCGACTGCTCCGACCGGCTCTCCCCGCGCGACGGCCTCGTGCCCGGCGCGCACTGGGACGGCGCGCTCAGCCACCCGGCCGCGCTCGTCGCCGACCTCCTCGGCCAGTGCCCCGACCCGGTGCCCGACCCGGCCCCCTACGTCTTCTCCACCCAGCTCGGCCACGAGCTCACCGTCGTCGGGCACGTCCCGCCGGGCGCGGAGGTCGTCCTGCGCGGTGAGCCGGGTGCCGGGCCGTGGACGGCGCTGTACGTCCTGCCCGGCGCCGACGGCGCGCCCCGGCTGCACGCCGCGTTCACGGTCGACCGGCCGCGCGACGTCGGCCCGCTGCGCAAGGCGCTGTCCGGGCCGGAGCACCCGGTGCTCGACGTCGCCGCGGCCACCGACCCCGACGTCCGGCTCCGCGGCGCCCTGCGCTGA
- the sucD gene encoding succinate--CoA ligase subunit alpha — MSIFLDANSRVIVQGMTGAEGQKHTRRMLGAGTQIVGGVNPRKAGTSVDFDVTPIGPGAEERAAGTVSVPVFGTVSEAMEATGANVSVVFVPPAHTKGAVVEAVDAGMPLVVIITEGVPVADTAEFFTYAQEKGVRLIGPNCPGIISPGKSNVGITPADITGAGRIGLVSKSGTLTYQMMHELRDIGFTTAIGIGGDPVIGTTHIDALAAFEADPETELIVMIGEIGGDAEERAAAFIKENVTKPVVGYVAGFTAPEGKTMGHAGAIVSGSSGTAEAKKVALEAAGVKVGKTPSETARLARELLQG; from the coding sequence ATGTCGATCTTCCTCGACGCGAACTCGCGCGTCATCGTCCAGGGCATGACCGGTGCCGAGGGCCAGAAGCACACCCGCCGCATGCTCGGCGCCGGCACCCAGATCGTCGGCGGGGTCAACCCCCGCAAGGCCGGCACGAGCGTCGACTTCGACGTCACCCCGATCGGCCCGGGCGCCGAGGAGCGCGCCGCCGGCACCGTGTCCGTGCCGGTCTTCGGCACCGTCTCCGAGGCGATGGAGGCCACCGGCGCGAACGTGTCGGTCGTCTTCGTGCCCCCGGCCCACACCAAGGGTGCGGTCGTCGAGGCCGTCGACGCCGGCATGCCGCTCGTCGTCATCATCACCGAGGGTGTCCCGGTGGCCGACACCGCCGAGTTCTTCACCTACGCCCAGGAGAAGGGCGTGCGGCTCATCGGCCCGAACTGCCCCGGCATCATCAGCCCCGGGAAGTCGAACGTCGGCATCACCCCGGCGGACATCACCGGCGCCGGCCGCATCGGCCTGGTGTCGAAGTCCGGCACGCTGACCTACCAGATGATGCACGAGCTGCGCGACATCGGCTTCACCACCGCCATCGGCATCGGCGGCGACCCGGTCATCGGCACGACGCACATCGACGCCCTCGCGGCGTTCGAGGCCGACCCGGAGACCGAGCTCATCGTCATGATCGGTGAGATCGGCGGCGACGCCGAGGAGCGGGCCGCGGCGTTCATCAAGGAGAACGTCACCAAGCCCGTCGTCGGCTACGTCGCCGGGTTCACCGCGCCCGAGGGTAAGACGATGGGCCACGCCGGCGCGATCGTCTCCGGCTCCTCGGGGACCGCCGAGGCGAAGAAGGTCGCGCTCGAGGCGGCCGGCGTCAAGGTCGGCAAGACGCCGAGCGAGACGGCGCGCCTGGCCCGGGAGCTCCTCCAGGGCTGA
- a CDS encoding DUF2243 domain-containing protein has translation MAEQPTRGRRASLGAAALVGAGVMAAVDEVVFHQVLAWHHFYDRSTTTVGLLSDGLLHAAELLAVVAGFFLLLDLRRRGALDARAGWAGALLGAGAFQLFDGVVVHKVLGLHQVRYDVDLLPYDVAWNAAAVLLLVAGAVLARRPRPLPARA, from the coding sequence ATGGCCGAGCAGCCGACCCGCGGCCGGCGCGCGTCCCTGGGCGCCGCGGCGCTCGTCGGGGCGGGCGTCATGGCCGCGGTCGACGAGGTCGTCTTCCACCAGGTCCTCGCCTGGCACCACTTCTACGACCGGTCGACGACGACGGTCGGGCTGCTGTCCGACGGCCTCCTGCACGCCGCGGAGCTCCTCGCGGTGGTCGCCGGGTTCTTCCTCCTCCTCGACCTGCGGCGGCGCGGGGCGCTCGACGCGCGGGCCGGCTGGGCCGGGGCGCTCCTGGGCGCGGGCGCCTTCCAGCTGTTCGACGGGGTCGTCGTCCACAAGGTGCTGGGCCTGCACCAGGTTCGCTACGACGTCGACCTCCTCCCCTACGACGTCGCGTGGAACGCCGCGGCGGTGCTCCTCCTCGTCGCCGGTGCCGTGCTCGCCCGGCGTCCCCGGCCGCTGCCGGCCCGGGCATGA
- a CDS encoding cell division protein PerM, which translates to MTTTVHPQVVGPAQRARRLPEAWLRASLAGIEAALISWLLVVVPTVAAYVATAAAPLLGEASWDDAAVIGTGLWLLGHGASVELGDVATVSLTPLGTTLVSALLVYGGARRARLRRPATAAFALAGYTLTVLGLSALVTGPVGRPVVALCALLVAGLALALALRRARAPRPAWWLRLLDALPDAVRAGVRAGWMTLAVLLALAVLALSIALVQGVVTVLELHEALAPGRMGTVVLVLGQLAFLPTMVVWALAWIAGPGFAVGQGTLFSPSEVITAPLPAVPALGVLPDPATTGLGWVVLLPVLAGAGAGWWLHRRRFQDSWWQAALSGVVTAATVAVVGALLTVAAAGGIGPGRLATVGASAPAVAGALAWQVAAGAVVVLLVLHPQVHAGVARAYRRIVRRTDDGGARTNDDGGAGTSPTPPPES; encoded by the coding sequence ATGACGACGACGGTTCACCCGCAGGTGGTCGGCCCTGCCCAGCGTGCCCGCCGGCTCCCCGAGGCCTGGCTGCGTGCCTCCCTCGCCGGGATCGAGGCGGCGCTCATCAGCTGGCTGCTCGTCGTCGTCCCCACCGTCGCCGCCTACGTCGCCACCGCCGCCGCGCCGCTCCTCGGCGAGGCGAGCTGGGACGACGCCGCCGTCATCGGCACCGGCCTGTGGCTCCTCGGGCACGGGGCGTCCGTCGAGCTGGGCGACGTCGCGACCGTGTCGCTCACGCCGCTGGGCACCACCCTCGTCAGCGCCCTCCTCGTCTACGGGGGCGCCCGCCGCGCCCGGCTGCGCCGGCCCGCCACCGCCGCGTTCGCCCTCGCCGGGTACACGCTCACGGTGCTCGGCCTCTCCGCGCTCGTCACCGGGCCGGTCGGGCGGCCGGTGGTCGCGCTGTGCGCCCTGCTCGTCGCCGGGCTCGCGCTCGCCCTCGCGCTGCGCCGGGCACGCGCCCCGCGCCCCGCGTGGTGGCTGCGGCTGCTCGACGCCCTCCCCGACGCCGTCCGCGCCGGGGTGCGGGCCGGGTGGATGACCCTCGCGGTGCTCCTCGCGCTCGCCGTGCTGGCGCTCTCGATCGCCCTCGTCCAGGGCGTGGTCACGGTGCTCGAGCTGCACGAGGCGCTCGCGCCGGGACGGATGGGCACCGTGGTGCTCGTCCTCGGCCAGCTCGCCTTCCTCCCGACGATGGTCGTGTGGGCGCTCGCCTGGATCGCCGGCCCCGGCTTCGCCGTCGGGCAGGGCACGCTCTTCTCCCCGAGCGAGGTCATCACGGCCCCGCTGCCTGCCGTGCCCGCGCTCGGTGTGCTGCCCGACCCGGCCACCACCGGCCTGGGCTGGGTGGTGCTCCTGCCGGTGCTCGCGGGCGCCGGGGCGGGCTGGTGGCTGCACCGGCGCCGCTTCCAGGACTCCTGGTGGCAGGCGGCGCTCAGCGGCGTCGTCACCGCGGCCACGGTCGCCGTCGTCGGCGCCCTCCTCACGGTGGCGGCCGCGGGCGGGATCGGTCCCGGCCGGCTCGCGACCGTGGGCGCCTCCGCCCCGGCGGTCGCCGGCGCGCTCGCCTGGCAGGTGGCGGCCGGCGCCGTGGTCGTGCTCCTCGTCCTGCACCCGCAGGTGCATGCCGGCGTCGCCCGCGCCTACCGCCGCATCGTGCGCCGCACGGACGACGGCGGTGCGCGCACGAACGACGACGGCGGCGCAGGCACCTCGCCCACGCCGCCGCCGGAGTCCTAG